DNA from Pseudophryne corroboree isolate aPseCor3 chromosome 7, aPseCor3.hap2, whole genome shotgun sequence:
ttgatggatacttttaaataattttcaaaaattgcaacatcgctaaagctgaccgctttatcaagcggcagattcaaagctttatgtagttggatcgctctctcctgtattacatgatcattggcattgttacctttatccagaagtttacagacgctagcggccaaacacaggttattacctacgcgtctgaagtcatagagatatctctttcttttatctattattaaactttggggcaggcgctgtaaactacgcccagtcaaaccagaccctgccctgtttttaaaaatactgatcacaaatcttaagcctgtggataataagaattcagcgttactttgaagcgtgtttgtaatctgattcaaaaaactggcagcgtctaatgtttcttgcggcttacgatgcgaatagatggcattgtgtaacccacccccctccaatctaagctgaacgcggtcggccggatccacgcccgcaaggacaccatcgagcatggcctgtatagccgtatgaatggctcgaaccccctctacaaatgatgtaaccctgtccaaattaacaaaccgatagtgattgtggtactcaacggctctgaaattcggtcgttgtcgttcataactgttaattgcctctaagtatacatgttgccgaccttcgtcattaccgggtgactcaacacggcctgcatcatcatatatggggcttgcatcgcgctcaatattgtcagcctgtgattcgtcattcggtaatgcatggggtggggattgatctaaatctacacgcctcgcactgtgctgaccgcctaccacatgttccctgtgccgcttgcgttttctcaattggccacctaccgcatgttccctgtgccgcttgcgctttctcgatctgattaatgttgttacagcctgtttcacctttgcgcgtcggaataactgtgagatcttgtatgttaaacaaggtttaattcgtggtttttttttacagtcatttaaatttaaaacacgtttcaaaccattgcctagcatgcctagtcacggatcagtttcatttatttctgcaaaatgatgtatgttggctttaataaattcagtggtcttaaccgaccgatctatgtattttgacatgacattcatatacgtctcaacaacttctttaacaatgtcttgtttacatttactaccgtggcacacacctttaatgtgttttaacaagtatccggcttttacgcccatgttctcaacatcttcccgtatcttacccaacagcgcgtaaaattgtatttcagcgtcttggcctaattgttctgaattttgacattcatcaactatgtcgggcgctagccctcgcgccggtacacaagcatcagccgatgcgtgtaccagggctgtcgttgtaaaaatattgggcattgatgttacacaatcaaccgttgtagtatcaccaggtattcctgcaacggctgataatacttcatcagaactattctgcggatcttgtgtcgttgactctacacagtttgtaataagctcttgcccatttatgtcatcaatatctgatatcacaggattaccggctatgtgtcttgtttctgtttcagagcaatcctgtgtatcggtaatagtgatgacatcggattgcgacaattgcttaacattacttcttgagtcaatatttgataacaaaccaatgcctgctatgtgtcttgtttctgtttcagaacaaacctgtgtatctggaattgtgattacagcggattgcgacaattgcttaacattacttcttgagagacgcgatgccctcttaacctttacagtctttgtattaccagcgacatcccggtctgcagtgttaaacgctgtgtgttttgatgttacagcaacatcattacttacgcatgatacagtttgtaacgcgatccttctccgttgcggcttatcattttcggaatatgacaattttcttttcagatctgtaaatgttgaattatgacttctctcattcgttcttggtcgagctggctttcgtttgttcgggacgatacagccgttatgcacagccataactgatgacctagcaacgtccttatgtacaattgccggcgttacgaattgatggttctccgcttcagcggcggttgtgcgttttgatattttcccgcttgtactaggtctgtgtatctgcgcgcatgtatcactgactgttggtatcaaaggagcatagcgtcttgctacagcatcatctgtaatacatatattataaaataaatataaacgactctgcatgtaaatcagtatttaaatcaccgcataacaatataccatataacagtgtttgattacacacctgctgctgcgaattgatggctttccgtttcagcggcggttgtgcgttttgatattttcccgcttgtactaagacggggtatttgcgctactgtatcacatcctgatggtatcgtcggcgcataacgcattgctacagcgtcatctgtaatacatatattataaaataaatataaacaacgctgcctgaaaatcagcatttaaatcaacgcataacaatataccatataacagtgcttgattacacacctgctttatattcgaatgttttagcacgaccccctgtcgcgtgtgggaaaaacggttgctcatcaacaacattgctgttctgtatagatgtgttgtgacaataatcaggtttgttcaatatatcccgtagaataacatcagccgtcgcatcatccatttttgtggcatctttagccggtgaaaaatgaaaaataaaaataaaaaaaataaaaaatattacatacggtataaaattagaataacatgaaaaagcgattcattactgagaatataaagtgtgtacagttgacaacaaatcagcacaactgtacaaggtttatttttaattctttagccgtggaaaaataaaaaataaaatgaaaaataaataaagatatcatgttactcacaatctggcgccaattccaaaatattattaaaatccggtatagcgctgaagtctaagccaaagggactatcaacagacaaatcgagattctctgtatttgtgattactgtcaaatcgtgggaaataaaaatgagaaaataataattatttaataattactatttaataattacttatcaatgtatccagactgttgtacgttcatactatttaaacttttaaaaatgaacaaattgtagaccttgactataatttcatactatttaaacttgaaatataaataaaaacgcgtcaatgtcctttatagacatagcttactttgagaggtttgataacttggcaaagcatcatcatcatcagaagaagaagatctgtttctaaccatgaaagtgtttttgttgttgatgttctgcattgtctgtctctgaaaatgagagacggttaattttagttgaaatattgtgttggcgcattcccaaaatgaaccactagatgtcgctattaccacatatttaaataacattcagacagccacattattaaaactatatgttctatgtgttacaatgcatcgctaaacaactACATCAATgtggtatacccacattgatgttgctgtttagcgatgcatttcacatatgagtgcatAATGCGCTTTGtacaataggtttgaaatattaacatattatacatgtatgcctaaaaacaaaggatgcaatggcaggacagaatcgtgtaacagtgtgtatatcgtggcatagaaacaacatatttaaacagcattcagagccatatttgtaaaataaataaaaaaaaaaaaaaaaaaaaaaatgcaatatgtataaatataataataataataataattatgataataataataataataataataacaacaacacttaccattataacttcaagtgtgtatagctgtgcggcttcagttgaaatttcttctcagtgcacttcagtgatgtggtctgttcttataacactggctgtgagccatatggcccccaccaacctgtggtacgccgtcccacatttccaagatgcttgggcgggacttttaaatatataaattctagtctataatttagtaaatgtgataaatattttcagttacaataaagatataatcttttagctgtttcttaaatgtcatacacagtgcatcaaacgcataccaaatacatttatattatatatacagaagaaaaaaaataaataaataaataaaaaaaataaaaatcctgagtggtctaaactacttgtatagattgaatggaagtcattccaaatgggtatatcttatactgtagaatatgaggctcataaaaagcgcataaattatttaataataaaatgaatttataaaaagcattatacagaagttcttatgaactaatgtgcatgaatacaaaattattttatgattccataaatatacactggcttactgatttgtagctaaaattacaaaaaatattgtctttgtacatgaatacaaaattattttatgattccataaatatacacgggcttactgatttgattaggacccatcaccatgatatctcattatggtatgtaatgaatccaaaagttggaaaaatccgatttgagttaacacataaacctgtaggtggtgctaatgttcctctacagagataacaatcgaaaatggtcatggtcaaattataagcaatggtcatggtcaaatttgcacatcgtgcttctgaggggtttctgtgacatttaaaatgacctttgtgacattttaaaatgatcttttaattagtgccatgtgtgatgaacccttgcttctaagaatggtcatggttaaattgtacatcgtggcttctgaggggtttctgtgacatttaaaatgacctttgtgacattttaaaatgaccttttaaattagtgccatgtgtgatgaacccttgcttctaagaatggtcatggtcattagtgattatcctttttaaaactgtaacatgtgtgactcatgaagtttcagctgctggaatgtaagaacattttgtgttacaaaaaaaaaaaaaaaaaaaatgtattttaaagtgtgtgtcatatgtgacattctgcgacggggtgttgcgcgacactctgcgactggtgttacgcgacaatttttaatacggtttaatatcgaacactataaattttatattaattttatattaagcgatataaaacactatcatttaatattaaaagggggcgggtcctagggcaagggggcgttaacaactgtcaagtttgacagaaaggttgactttatctactcccagcaagtaatagtcaaggtacccctactacaacaaggaaaggggtattattccacgctgtttgtggtaccgaagccggacggctcggtgagacctattctaagtctgaaatcttttgaacacttacatacaaaggttcaagttcaagatgaaatcactcagagcagtgatagcgaatctggaagaaggggactttatggtgtcctgggacatcaaggatgcttacctccatgtcccaatttgcccttcacaccaagggtacctcaggttcgtggtacaaaactgtcactatcagtttcagacgttgccgtttggattgtccacggcaccccgggtctttaccaaggtaaaggctgaaatgatgattctacttcaaagaaaaggcgtattaattatcccttacttgaacgttctcctgataagggcaagatccagagaacagttagaggtcgcagtagcactataccaagtagtgctacaacagcacgggtggattctaaatattccaaaatcccagctgatcccgacaacacgtctgctgttcctagggatgattctggacacagttcagaaaaaggtttttctcccggaggagaaagccagggagttatccgagctagtcaggaacctcctaaaaccaagaaaagtgtcagtgcatcaatgcacaagagtcctgggtaaatgatggcttcttacgaagcgattccattcggcagattccacgcaagaacctttcagtgggatctgctggacaaatggtccagatcgcatctttagatgcatcagcggatagccccgtctccaaggacaagggggtctcttctgtggtggttgcagagtgctcacctttttggagggccgcagattcggcattcaggactgggtcctggtgaccacgaatgccagcctgggaggctggggagcagtcacacagggaaaaaatttccagggagtgtggtcaagcctggagacttcacttcacataaatatactggagctaagggcaatttacaatgctctaagcctggcaagacctctgcttcagggtcagccggtgttgatccagtaggacaacaccacggcagtcgcccacgtaaacagacagggcgacacaagaagcaggagggcaattgcagaagctgcaaggatttttcgctgagcagaaaatcatgtgatagcactgtcagcagtgttcattccgggagtggacaactgggaagcagacttcctcagcagacacgatcaccacccgggagagtggggacttcacccagaagtcttccacatgattgtgaaccgttgggaaaaaccaaaggtggacatgatggcgtcccgcctcaacaaaaactggacaggtattgcgccgggtcaagagtcTATTGCCTGAAATAGCtggggacgcattggtaacaccatgggtgtaccagtcaatgtatgtgttcccccctctgcctctcatacccaaggtactgagaattataaggcaaaggggagtaagaacgatactcgtggctccggattggccaagaaggacttggtacccggaacttcaagagatgcgcacggaggatccgtgcactctacctctagactttccgcggctgcgtttgacggcatggcggttgaacgccggatcctgaaggagagggctccgatggaggaatttcaactgggtcgattcctacatttcctgcaaacaggattgtctatgggcctcaaattggggtccattaaggttcaaatttcggccctgtcgattttcttccagaaagaattggcttcagttcctgaagtccaagtttttgtcaaaggagtactacatatacagcccggttgtgcctccagtggcaccgtgggatc
Protein-coding regions in this window:
- the LOC134945082 gene encoding uncharacterized protein LOC134945082, whose product is MDDATADVILRDILNKPDYCHNTSIQNSNVVDEQPFFPHATGGRAKTFEYKADDAVAMRYAPTIPSGCDTVAQIPRLSTSGKISKRTTAAETESHQFAAADDAVARRYAPLIPTVSDTCAQIHRPSTSGKISKRTTAAEAENHQFVTPAIVHKDVARSSVMAVHNGCIVPNKRKPARPRTNERSHNSTFTDLKRKLSYSENDKPQRRRIALQTVSCVSNDVAVTSKHTAFNTADRDVAGNTKTVKVKRASRLSRSNVKQLSQSAVITIPDTQVCSETETRHIAGIGLLSNIDSRSNVKQLSQSDVITITDTQDCSETETRHIAGNPVISDIDDINGQELITNCVESTTQDPQNSSDEVLSAVAGIPGDTTTVDCVTSMPNIFTTTALVHASADACVPARGLAPDIVDECQNSEQLGQDAEIQFYALLGKIREDVENMGVKAGYLLKHIKGVCHGSKCKQDIVKEVVETYMNVMSKYIDRSVKTTEFIKANIHHFAEINETDP